The following are encoded together in the Gouania willdenowi chromosome 14, fGouWil2.1, whole genome shotgun sequence genome:
- the pou2f3 gene encoding POU domain, class 2, transcription factor 3 isoform X2 produces MSTDSVEHSEAPGVQTELNGIDFIRQIKTEDIDSPHSVTALKTCHLTHSPPVHSSQMTGELTSLHSMQQLVLMPPSHLSSPSPFLLSQSPSGHQALLQQNLLTLPSQSQSSLLPHQPGLAMTPQAMSRSGLTGPSMETHMDMSHLQMPKHMSVQPQEEPSDLEELEQFAKAFKQRRIKLGFTQGDVGLAMGKLYGNDFSQTTISRFEALNLSFKNMCKLKPLLEKWLGDAENSPADSMSNPNALPLIEGYGRKRKKRTSIETNIKMTLEKRFHDNPKPNSEEISLISEQLSMEKEVVRVWFCNRRQKEKRIFCPMTSLPVKSQSFNSRMASSSRPYSPLASGGVSSSSSPNNLSREASPNSLSAASVALNSQVNPAVYSSPGYLYRSWNSAAYHH; encoded by the exons ATGAGCACGGACAGTGTGGAGCATTCGGAGGCACCAGGTGTGCAGACAG AGCTAAATGGAATCGACTTCATTCGGCAG ataaaaacagaAGACATCGACTCACCCCACTCAGTCACAGCCCTGAAAACATGCCACCTGACACACAGCCCTCCTGTGCACAGCAGTCAGATGACTGGG GAGCTCACGTCTCTGCACTCCATGCAGCAGTTGGTTCTGATGCCTCCGTCTCACCTGTCGTCACCGTCACCATTCCTGCTTTCACAAAGTCCCTCTGGTCACCAAG CTCTCCTTCAGCAGAACCTGCTAACCCTTCCAAGCCAGAGTCAAAGCAGCCTCCTCCCACATCAGCCTGGACTGGCCATGACTCCTCAG GCTATGAGTCGCTCGGGATTAACTGGACCTTCGATGGAGACACACATGGACATGTCTCACTTACAGATGCCCAAACACATGTCAGTGCAACCTCAGGAGGAGCCCAGTGATCTGGAGGAACTGGAGCAGTTTGCCAAGGCCTTCAAACAGAGACGCATCAAACTGGGTTTCACGCAG GGAGACGTGGGCCTCGCCATGGGAAAACTGTACGGGAACGACTTCAGTCAGACGACCATCTCCAGGTTTGAGGCTCTCAACCTGAGCTTCAAAAACATGTGCAAGCTCAAACCACTCCTGGAGAAATGGCTGGGTGACGCAG AAAACTCACCTGCTGATTCCATGAGCAACCCCAACGCACTGCCGCTGATAGAAGGCTACGGGCGCAAAAGGAAAAAGAGGACGAGCATCGaaacaaacatcaaaatgaCTCTGGAGAAACGTTTCCACGAT AACCCAAAGCCCAACTCGGAGGAGATCTCACTGATCTCCGAGCAGCTGTCCATGGAGAAGGAGGTGGTTCGAGTCTGGTTCTGTAACCGCCGTCAGAAGGAGAAAAGGATCTTCTGTCCTATGACAAGTTTACCCGTCAAGTCTCAAAGTTTCAACTCCCGAATG GCTTCTTCATCCAGACCTTACAGCCCTCTGGCTTCAGGTGGAG TTTCATCGAGTTCTTCTCCAAACAATTTGAGCCGTGAAGCTTCTCCCAACAGTCTGAGTGCAGCCTCAGTCGCTCTTAACTCTCAGGTCAACCCTGCAGTCTACAGCTCCCCAGG TTACTTGTATCGTTCCTGGAACTCTGCTGCGTATCATCACTGA
- the slc37a2 gene encoding glucose-6-phosphate exchanger SLC37A2 isoform X2 produces the protein MKAPLAPGIRFITYISRDSWYRGFILVLTFLFYTAYHLSRKPISIVKSELHRNCSTAIRPADLNITNNATWCDWQPFDQDNYQTLFGVLDNSFLVAYAIGMFFSGIFGERVSLRYYLSFGMVMSGVFTCLFGLGFYLNIHTLWYYASIQILNGLMQTTGWPAVVACVGNWFGKGKRGFIMGVWNSHTSVGNILGSLIAGVFVSSSWGMSFIVPGLIIASTGVLCFFFLIERPEDVNCAPPQHHVRDAENASLPPKNASSGDRTSNSGIYTESQEVEEDHSKAISFLGALRIPGVVEFSLCLLFAKLVSYTFLYWLPLYISNIAHFDAKQAGDMSTLFDVGGILGGILAGLASDYTGGRATTCWVMLILAAPMLFLYNYIGQSSLGTTIGMLLLCGGLVNGPYALITTAVSADLGTHECLRGNSRALSTVTAIIDGTGSIGAALGPLFAGLISHSGWNNVFYMLISADVLACLLLSRLVYKEIRGWCGHIPRARGFKEI, from the exons AGCGAGCTGCACAGAAACTGCTCAACTGCTATTCGCCCTGCAGACCTGAACATCACTAATAATGCCACTTGGTGTGACTGGCAGCCATTTG ACCAAGATAACTATCAGACGCTGTTTGGGGTGCTGGATAACTCTTTTCTGGTTGCTTATGCCATTGGCATGTTCTTCAG TGGGATCTTTGGAGAGCGCGTGTCCCTTAGATACTATCTCAGTTTTGGGATGGTGATGAGCGGTGTGTTCACATGTCTGTTTGGCCTCGGCTTCTACTTAAACATCCATACGTTGTGGTACTATGCCTCCATCCAG ATCCTGAACGGACTGATGCAGACCACAGGGTGGCCGGCTGTGGTTGCTTGTGTCGGCAACTGGTTTGGAAAGGGGAA GCGTGGCTTCATCATGGGCGTGTGGAACTCCCACACCTCGGTGGGAAACATCCTGGGCTCCCTCATCGCAGGCGTGTTTGTCTCTTCATCCTGGGGGATGTCCTTCATCGTTCCCGGACTCATCATCGCCTCCACCGgcgttttgtgctttttcttccTAATTGAGA GACCAGAGGATGTGAACTGCGCTCCTCCTCAGCACCATGTGAGGGACGCAGAGAACGCCAGTCTTCCTCCAAAG AACGCGTCTAGTGGGGACCGAACCAGCAATAGCGGCATCTACACGGAGTctcaggaggtggaggaggatcACAGCAAGGCCATCAGCTTCTTGGGGGCCCTCAGAATACCA GGAGTGGTGGAGTTTTCTCTCTGTCTGCTGTTTGCCAAACTGGTCAGCTACACTTTTCTCTACTGGCTTCCTCTCTACATCTCTAACATTG ctcactTTGACGCAAAGCAAGCCGGGGATATGTCGACCCTGTTTGATGTTGGAGGAATTCTGG GAGGAATCCTGGCAGGCCTCGCTTCAGACTACACTGGTGGGAGAGCAACCACATGTTGGGTCATGCTGATCCTCGCTGCTCCAATG CTCTTCCTCTATAACTACATCGGACAAAGTAGCCTTGGCACTACAATCG GTATGCTGTTGCTGTGCGGTGGCCTGGTGAACGGGCCGTACGCACTCATCACTACAGCCGTGTCAGCTGACCTG GGAACTCACGAGTGTCTAAGAGGAAACTCCAGAGCTTTGTCCACAGTGACGGCCATCATTGACGGCACCGGGTCCATAG GCGCTGCGTTAGGGCCTCTGTTCGCTGGTCTAATTTCTCACAGTGGCTGGAACAACGTCTTCTACATGCTGATCTCTGCCGATGTCTTGGCCTGCCTG TTATTGTCGCGGCTTGTTTACAAGGAGATCAGAGGCTGGTGTGGACACATTCCTCGAGCCAGAGG GTTTAAAGAAATCTAA
- the slc37a2 gene encoding glucose-6-phosphate exchanger SLC37A2 isoform X1: MKAPLAPGIRFITYISRDSWYRGFILVLTFLFYTAYHLSRKPISIVKSELHRNCSTAIRPADLNITNNATWCDWQPFDQDNYQTLFGVLDNSFLVAYAIGMFFSGIFGERVSLRYYLSFGMVMSGVFTCLFGLGFYLNIHTLWYYASIQILNGLMQTTGWPAVVACVGNWFGKGKRGFIMGVWNSHTSVGNILGSLIAGVFVSSSWGMSFIVPGLIIASTGVLCFFFLIERPEDVNCAPPQHHSENERECEPLLQNASSGDRTSNSGIYTESQEVEEDHSKAISFLGALRIPGVVEFSLCLLFAKLVSYTFLYWLPLYISNIAHFDAKQAGDMSTLFDVGGILGGILAGLASDYTGGRATTCWVMLILAAPMLFLYNYIGQSSLGTTIGMLLLCGGLVNGPYALITTAVSADLGTHECLRGNSRALSTVTAIIDGTGSIGAALGPLFAGLISHSGWNNVFYMLISADVLACLLLSRLVYKEIRGWCGHIPRARGFKEI, from the exons AGCGAGCTGCACAGAAACTGCTCAACTGCTATTCGCCCTGCAGACCTGAACATCACTAATAATGCCACTTGGTGTGACTGGCAGCCATTTG ACCAAGATAACTATCAGACGCTGTTTGGGGTGCTGGATAACTCTTTTCTGGTTGCTTATGCCATTGGCATGTTCTTCAG TGGGATCTTTGGAGAGCGCGTGTCCCTTAGATACTATCTCAGTTTTGGGATGGTGATGAGCGGTGTGTTCACATGTCTGTTTGGCCTCGGCTTCTACTTAAACATCCATACGTTGTGGTACTATGCCTCCATCCAG ATCCTGAACGGACTGATGCAGACCACAGGGTGGCCGGCTGTGGTTGCTTGTGTCGGCAACTGGTTTGGAAAGGGGAA GCGTGGCTTCATCATGGGCGTGTGGAACTCCCACACCTCGGTGGGAAACATCCTGGGCTCCCTCATCGCAGGCGTGTTTGTCTCTTCATCCTGGGGGATGTCCTTCATCGTTCCCGGACTCATCATCGCCTCCACCGgcgttttgtgctttttcttccTAATTGAGA GACCAGAGGATGTGAACTGCGCTCCTCCTCAGCACCAT AGTGAGAACGAGAGAGAGTGTGAGCCTCTCCTGCAGAACGCGTCTAGTGGGGACCGAACCAGCAATAGCGGCATCTACACGGAGTctcaggaggtggaggaggatcACAGCAAGGCCATCAGCTTCTTGGGGGCCCTCAGAATACCA GGAGTGGTGGAGTTTTCTCTCTGTCTGCTGTTTGCCAAACTGGTCAGCTACACTTTTCTCTACTGGCTTCCTCTCTACATCTCTAACATTG ctcactTTGACGCAAAGCAAGCCGGGGATATGTCGACCCTGTTTGATGTTGGAGGAATTCTGG GAGGAATCCTGGCAGGCCTCGCTTCAGACTACACTGGTGGGAGAGCAACCACATGTTGGGTCATGCTGATCCTCGCTGCTCCAATG CTCTTCCTCTATAACTACATCGGACAAAGTAGCCTTGGCACTACAATCG GTATGCTGTTGCTGTGCGGTGGCCTGGTGAACGGGCCGTACGCACTCATCACTACAGCCGTGTCAGCTGACCTG GGAACTCACGAGTGTCTAAGAGGAAACTCCAGAGCTTTGTCCACAGTGACGGCCATCATTGACGGCACCGGGTCCATAG GCGCTGCGTTAGGGCCTCTGTTCGCTGGTCTAATTTCTCACAGTGGCTGGAACAACGTCTTCTACATGCTGATCTCTGCCGATGTCTTGGCCTGCCTG TTATTGTCGCGGCTTGTTTACAAGGAGATCAGAGGCTGGTGTGGACACATTCCTCGAGCCAGAGG GTTTAAAGAAATCTAA
- the pou2f3 gene encoding POU domain, class 2, transcription factor 3 isoform X1 has product MLGRALAKELIMYSTFDMKELNGIDFIRQIKTEDIDSPHSVTALKTCHLTHSPPVHSSQMTGELTSLHSMQQLVLMPPSHLSSPSPFLLSQSPSGHQALLQQNLLTLPSQSQSSLLPHQPGLAMTPQAMSRSGLTGPSMETHMDMSHLQMPKHMSVQPQEEPSDLEELEQFAKAFKQRRIKLGFTQGDVGLAMGKLYGNDFSQTTISRFEALNLSFKNMCKLKPLLEKWLGDAENSPADSMSNPNALPLIEGYGRKRKKRTSIETNIKMTLEKRFHDNPKPNSEEISLISEQLSMEKEVVRVWFCNRRQKEKRIFCPMTSLPVKSQSFNSRMASSSRPYSPLASGGVSSSSSPNNLSREASPNSLSAASVALNSQVNPAVYSSPGYLYRSWNSAAYHH; this is encoded by the exons ATGTTGGGACGAGCCCTGGCAAAAGAGTTGATCATGTACAGTACATTTGACATGAAAG AGCTAAATGGAATCGACTTCATTCGGCAG ataaaaacagaAGACATCGACTCACCCCACTCAGTCACAGCCCTGAAAACATGCCACCTGACACACAGCCCTCCTGTGCACAGCAGTCAGATGACTGGG GAGCTCACGTCTCTGCACTCCATGCAGCAGTTGGTTCTGATGCCTCCGTCTCACCTGTCGTCACCGTCACCATTCCTGCTTTCACAAAGTCCCTCTGGTCACCAAG CTCTCCTTCAGCAGAACCTGCTAACCCTTCCAAGCCAGAGTCAAAGCAGCCTCCTCCCACATCAGCCTGGACTGGCCATGACTCCTCAG GCTATGAGTCGCTCGGGATTAACTGGACCTTCGATGGAGACACACATGGACATGTCTCACTTACAGATGCCCAAACACATGTCAGTGCAACCTCAGGAGGAGCCCAGTGATCTGGAGGAACTGGAGCAGTTTGCCAAGGCCTTCAAACAGAGACGCATCAAACTGGGTTTCACGCAG GGAGACGTGGGCCTCGCCATGGGAAAACTGTACGGGAACGACTTCAGTCAGACGACCATCTCCAGGTTTGAGGCTCTCAACCTGAGCTTCAAAAACATGTGCAAGCTCAAACCACTCCTGGAGAAATGGCTGGGTGACGCAG AAAACTCACCTGCTGATTCCATGAGCAACCCCAACGCACTGCCGCTGATAGAAGGCTACGGGCGCAAAAGGAAAAAGAGGACGAGCATCGaaacaaacatcaaaatgaCTCTGGAGAAACGTTTCCACGAT AACCCAAAGCCCAACTCGGAGGAGATCTCACTGATCTCCGAGCAGCTGTCCATGGAGAAGGAGGTGGTTCGAGTCTGGTTCTGTAACCGCCGTCAGAAGGAGAAAAGGATCTTCTGTCCTATGACAAGTTTACCCGTCAAGTCTCAAAGTTTCAACTCCCGAATG GCTTCTTCATCCAGACCTTACAGCCCTCTGGCTTCAGGTGGAG TTTCATCGAGTTCTTCTCCAAACAATTTGAGCCGTGAAGCTTCTCCCAACAGTCTGAGTGCAGCCTCAGTCGCTCTTAACTCTCAGGTCAACCCTGCAGTCTACAGCTCCCCAGG TTACTTGTATCGTTCCTGGAACTCTGCTGCGTATCATCACTGA